A single Ignavibacteriota bacterium DNA region contains:
- a CDS encoding oligosaccharide flippase family protein, which yields MEFGKHITKGIWAFADKALPAIYGVAYIFLVIRVLPEQEYGAFVIVQTLFAFVTALGFALAFQPFTKFAAETEDYGPFAVASVILSGGFYLLVSAAILLFQPALVPIFDPAGSANISSLLKYVPLLLVASLYRSYAISLLQTTYQVQKIFWIDAAYFLGTIVLILLARELHRFNTAEDIVKMNLLGISFSSLLSIALTFRSLKGKYSFQKEAFWKMVNFGKFSFGGNAVYTVFSQLDIFFVSSTAGVTGVAIYNVAKIFNRLTDMLAQVLQMFLVPFSSKAYAKGELDNLQVTAEKAICFSTLLFLPVFVLLFFFPEWLLELLYHGKYQDAAPVVRVFSFLTLIVPWNGVIASYLIGMNKLKVPMMLSVVHLILSFVLYYFLTDTLGFFGTSIGYVTALFITTFMIYLYLKSFVVILPQKVFSHITDVMAFVQTKIINLLK from the coding sequence GTGGAATTCGGTAAACACATAACGAAAGGCATCTGGGCGTTTGCGGATAAAGCACTTCCGGCGATTTACGGAGTCGCGTATATCTTCCTCGTCATTCGTGTCTTGCCGGAACAAGAGTACGGAGCGTTTGTTATTGTGCAGACACTCTTCGCGTTTGTTACCGCTCTTGGTTTTGCACTTGCCTTTCAGCCGTTCACGAAGTTTGCGGCGGAAACAGAGGACTACGGACCGTTTGCCGTTGCAAGCGTCATTCTCTCCGGCGGATTTTATCTCCTCGTTTCTGCGGCGATACTTCTTTTTCAACCGGCGCTGGTTCCCATCTTCGACCCGGCGGGGAGCGCGAACATTTCTTCCTTGTTGAAATATGTGCCGCTACTGTTAGTTGCAAGTTTGTACCGGAGTTATGCAATCAGTTTGTTGCAGACGACGTATCAGGTGCAGAAGATTTTTTGGATTGATGCCGCGTATTTTCTCGGTACCATCGTTCTTATTCTTCTCGCACGGGAACTTCACCGGTTCAACACGGCGGAGGATATTGTAAAGATGAACCTGCTCGGTATTTCGTTTTCCTCGCTTCTCTCGATTGCGCTCACGTTTCGTTCCCTGAAAGGGAAGTACTCTTTTCAGAAGGAAGCATTTTGGAAGATGGTGAACTTCGGGAAGTTCAGTTTCGGGGGAAACGCCGTTTATACGGTCTTCTCCCAACTCGACATTTTCTTTGTTTCGTCCACTGCCGGGGTGACGGGCGTGGCGATTTACAACGTTGCGAAAATATTTAACCGGCTTACCGATATGCTTGCTCAGGTATTGCAGATGTTCCTTGTCCCGTTTTCTTCCAAGGCGTATGCAAAAGGAGAACTCGATAACCTTCAGGTAACGGCAGAGAAAGCAATCTGTTTTTCCACGCTTCTGTTTCTTCCGGTGTTTGTGTTGTTATTCTTTTTCCCGGAATGGCTTCTTGAATTGCTCTATCATGGAAAGTATCAGGATGCCGCGCCGGTGGTGCGTGTGTTTAGTTTCCTGACGTTGATTGTTCCGTGGAATGGAGTCATTGCAAGTTATTTGATTGGTATGAATAAATTAAAAGTACCGATGATGTTGAGTGTTGTTCATCTTATTCTTTCTTTCGTTTTATATTATTTTCTCACTGATACTTTGGGATTCTTCGGGACAAGCATTGGCTATGTCACTGCCTTGTTCATCACGACATTCATGATTTACCTTTACCTGAAAAGTTTTGTGGTCATTCTGCCGCAAAAGGTTTTTTCACACATTACTGATGTAATGGCATTTGTTCAAACGAAAATAATAAACTTATTGAAGTAA
- the rfbD gene encoding dTDP-4-dehydrorhamnose reductase: protein MKVAIIGANGQLGTDLMLVFAEYQPFALNHEQIEIGNIDSVNSVLSELKPDVVVNTAAFHNVPLCEKEIEKAFQVNGLGALNLAKVTESLGIDFVHVSTDYVFDGTKQAPYIETDATNPLNVYAITKLAGEHFVAAYSPRHYIVRSCGLYGHATCRAKGTNFVETMLKLSKEKNELRVVNDEIITPTYTFHLAEQIRELVKTKAYGIYHATNNGFCSWYEFAKAIFEIAGIEINVIPVSSKEFASPVKRPSYSVLENNALLSLGIDIMPHWKESLQHYFRNQ, encoded by the coding sequence ATGAAAGTCGCCATCATCGGAGCGAACGGTCAACTCGGTACAGACCTGATGCTTGTGTTTGCAGAATATCAACCGTTTGCATTGAATCACGAACAGATTGAGATTGGAAACATAGATTCGGTGAATTCGGTTTTGTCGGAATTGAAACCGGATGTGGTTGTGAATACTGCCGCTTTCCATAACGTTCCGTTGTGTGAGAAAGAGATTGAAAAAGCATTTCAGGTAAACGGACTCGGCGCGTTGAATCTTGCAAAAGTTACCGAATCTCTTGGGATTGATTTCGTCCATGTCAGTACGGATTATGTGTTTGACGGAACGAAACAAGCGCCCTATATCGAAACAGATGCAACGAATCCGTTGAATGTGTATGCGATTACAAAACTCGCGGGTGAACATTTTGTAGCGGCATATTCTCCGCGGCATTACATTGTACGAAGTTGCGGGTTATACGGACACGCAACGTGCCGCGCAAAAGGGACAAATTTTGTCGAGACGATGCTTAAACTTTCAAAAGAAAAAAATGAACTGCGTGTGGTGAACGACGAAATAATTACACCGACTTACACTTTCCATCTTGCAGAACAAATAAGAGAATTGGTAAAGACTAAAGCGTATGGAATCTATCATGCAACGAACAACGGTTTCTGTTCGTGGTACGAGTTTGCCAAAGCGATTTTCGAGATTGCGGGGATTGAAATCAATGTCATCCCGGTTTCATCGAAGGAGTTTGCATCGCCGGTAAAACGCCCGTCGTATTCGGTTCTGGAAAACAACGCGTTGCTATCGTTAGGGATTGATATCATGCCGCACTGGAAGGAAAGTCTTCAACACTACTTTCGGAATCAGTAA
- the rfbC gene encoding dTDP-4-dehydrorhamnose 3,5-epimerase, producing MAFTIEPTHLEGLLIVKPEVFGDERGFFMEIYRSDSFAALGLPSNFLQDNHSRSAKGVLRGMHFQWDPPQGKLVRVTSGRAFLCMVDIRKGSPTLGKYFSKEVDAETRIEIWVPPGFANGFCALTDKTEIQYKCTSIYNNKSEGSILWNDPEIGIPWTVSEPVLSEKDKRGMTLKQWLQTPMSDVFTY from the coding sequence ATGGCATTTACAATTGAACCAACACACCTAGAGGGCTTACTCATTGTCAAGCCGGAAGTGTTTGGCGATGAACGCGGCTTCTTCATGGAAATCTATCGCTCCGATTCTTTTGCCGCGTTAGGGTTGCCGTCGAACTTTCTTCAGGATAATCATTCGCGTTCCGCCAAAGGCGTGTTGCGGGGAATGCACTTTCAGTGGGACCCGCCGCAAGGGAAGTTAGTTCGTGTCACGTCCGGTCGTGCGTTCCTGTGCATGGTTGATATTCGGAAAGGCTCGCCGACACTGGGAAAATATTTTTCAAAAGAAGTGGACGCTGAGACACGAATCGAAATTTGGGTGCCTCCCGGTTTTGCAAACGGCTTTTGCGCCTTGACGGACAAAACAGAAATCCAATACAAATGCACCAGCATTTACAATAACAAGAGCGAGGGAAGCATTCTATGGAACGACCCGGAAATCGGAATTCCGTGGACAGTGAGTGAGCCGGTTCTTTCAGAGAAGGACAAGAGGGGGATGACGCTCAAACAATGGTTACAAACACCGATGTCTGATGTGTTTACATACTAA
- a CDS encoding glycosyltransferase family 2 protein, with protein MNPFVYCIILNLNGKQLLLETIESVLKMTYPRFEIIVVDNGSTDGSQQAVKEMYPNLVLLENGKNLGFGEGNNVGINYAVEQGAEWLILLNNDIAVDENMLSEMMNVAVSDSRIGILCPKIYFFSEPNKFWYAGGKVNFFTGMVAHRGIRESDNGQYDTTEETEYATGCAFLVKREVIERVGTFDPIYFPAYSEDADWTERTRRAGYKIMYVPKAKLWHKVSSFSGGGMTPLKTQLKVEHNLIFFKRYASWYHWLTIPWFIGGATLWFVFKHILSGNFRIIGALFRGFLKALNKLFR; from the coding sequence ATGAACCCGTTCGTTTATTGCATTATCCTCAATCTCAACGGCAAGCAACTTTTGCTTGAAACGATTGAGTCCGTGTTGAAGATGACATACCCGCGATTTGAAATTATTGTTGTGGATAATGGTTCGACGGATGGAAGTCAGCAAGCGGTGAAGGAAATGTATCCGAATCTTGTCTTGCTGGAAAACGGTAAGAATCTCGGCTTCGGCGAGGGGAATAATGTCGGTATCAACTACGCTGTGGAACAGGGCGCAGAGTGGCTCATCTTATTGAACAACGACATTGCGGTTGATGAAAACATGCTTTCGGAAATGATGAACGTTGCAGTTTCCGATTCACGTATCGGAATTCTTTGCCCGAAGATTTATTTCTTCTCCGAGCCGAACAAGTTTTGGTACGCCGGGGGAAAAGTAAATTTCTTCACAGGCATGGTTGCACATCGCGGCATACGCGAATCGGACAACGGACAGTATGACACGACGGAAGAAACAGAATACGCTACGGGCTGTGCGTTCTTAGTCAAGCGGGAAGTCATCGAGCGGGTCGGAACGTTCGACCCGATCTATTTTCCTGCCTACTCTGAAGATGCTGATTGGACAGAACGAACACGCCGAGCCGGGTATAAAATCATGTACGTTCCGAAAGCGAAACTCTGGCACAAAGTCTCCTCGTTCAGCGGCGGCGGAATGACGCCGTTGAAAACGCAACTCAAAGTCGAACACAATCTTATCTTTTTCAAACGGTATGCGAGTTGGTATCACTGGCTGACCATTCCATGGTTCATCGGCGGCGCGACGCTGTGGTTCGTGTTCAAACATATTCTCTCAGGAAATTTTCGTATAATTGGTGCGCTGTTCAGAGGGTTTCTGAAAGCACTTAATAAACTTTTCCGATAA
- the wecB gene encoding UDP-N-acetylglucosamine 2-epimerase (non-hydrolyzing) → MKVALVFGTRPEAIKLAPVVLELRKRNIPHVVIVTAQHRELLDQKLDIFNIKPDYDLNIMQPGQDLFYITTTVLNEIKHVLEKESPDVLLVQGDTTTTFAASLAAFYLKIPVGHVEAGLRTWNKLNPWPEEINRQITSRLTDFHFAPTEWAKNNLLNEGVEPETIFVTGNTVIDALKMIVSPEFQFDDERLNRIDFNRKKVILLTSHRRENFGKPMREVFTACRQIVEYHSDVELIYPVHPNPNVQSAAKEIFSSVTRVHLIEPLEYRSFVQLMNKCYLILTDSGGIQEEAPSLGKPVLVLRTTTERPEAIEVGTAKLVGTDKEKIIAEANLLLTDSNAYQTMSTKANPYGDGKAAERIVDILVGRNLFRPLTGSK, encoded by the coding sequence ATGAAGGTTGCACTTGTCTTCGGCACCCGACCGGAAGCCATCAAACTCGCCCCCGTCGTTCTTGAATTACGGAAACGGAATATTCCGCATGTTGTCATCGTGACGGCACAGCATCGTGAACTGCTCGACCAAAAACTCGACATCTTCAACATCAAACCGGATTACGATTTAAACATCATGCAACCCGGTCAGGATTTGTTTTACATTACCACGACCGTACTGAATGAAATCAAACATGTGCTTGAGAAAGAATCGCCTGATGTTTTGTTGGTGCAGGGAGATACGACAACGACGTTTGCCGCGAGTCTTGCCGCCTTCTATTTGAAGATTCCCGTCGGACATGTTGAAGCGGGATTGCGGACATGGAATAAACTCAATCCCTGGCCCGAAGAAATCAATCGGCAAATTACTTCACGACTGACGGATTTCCATTTTGCGCCAACCGAGTGGGCGAAGAACAATTTGTTGAACGAAGGAGTGGAGCCCGAGACCATTTTCGTTACGGGGAACACGGTCATTGATGCATTGAAGATGATTGTCTCGCCGGAGTTTCAGTTCGATGATGAACGATTGAATCGGATTGATTTCAATAGGAAGAAGGTCATTCTCCTGACATCTCATAGACGGGAAAATTTCGGGAAACCGATGCGTGAAGTGTTCACAGCATGTCGGCAGATAGTTGAATACCATTCCGATGTTGAACTGATTTATCCCGTTCATCCCAATCCGAATGTACAATCAGCGGCGAAAGAAATTTTTTCCTCTGTTACCCGTGTGCATCTGATTGAGCCGTTGGAGTATCGTTCCTTTGTTCAGTTGATGAACAAATGTTATTTGATTCTGACGGACTCCGGCGGCATACAGGAAGAAGCGCCTTCGCTTGGAAAACCGGTGCTTGTTCTTCGCACAACGACGGAACGACCGGAAGCAATCGAAGTCGGAACGGCGAAGTTGGTTGGAACGGATAAAGAGAAAATCATTGCAGAAGCAAATCTATTGTTGACTGATTCCAATGCCTATCAAACAATGTCAACCAAAGCCAATCCTTACGGCGATGGGAAAGCGGCAGAGCGAATCGTGGACATTCTTGTAGGACGAAATTTATTTCGTCCATTGACCGGGTCGAAATAA
- a CDS encoding class I SAM-dependent methyltransferase, giving the protein MKSLQCRICSSLQLKPIPFGYNFNGRWFGALECNECGIIFLDPQPTAEEFKQMYSHEYFEGDFRCGHAGSYFDDAVTESLEDNSLLQRLKKFKPTGKFLEVGCAGGAFLNAAKKSGYDVYGVEFSGDAARLARTKYGLNVVVGDIHEAKFPENQFDVIFLGDVLEHLPDPLASVKELYRILAPKGIVVFECPTQTNTLFSRSGFVLYSMLNKRATVNMPPYHVFEYRPNSMAKLITMCGLRVVETNVSIIPPKEISQRGSALENAGKKWFHYINYSVTKMLGMFGDRIELIATKD; this is encoded by the coding sequence GTGAAGAGTTTGCAATGCAGAATATGTTCTTCTCTGCAACTGAAACCGATTCCATTCGGATACAACTTTAACGGAAGATGGTTCGGCGCTCTTGAGTGCAACGAATGCGGAATAATTTTTCTTGACCCCCAACCAACCGCTGAAGAATTCAAGCAGATGTATTCGCATGAATATTTCGAAGGAGATTTCCGGTGCGGGCATGCAGGAAGTTATTTCGATGATGCGGTGACGGAATCGCTCGAAGACAATTCGCTTCTGCAACGATTGAAGAAATTTAAACCGACAGGGAAATTTTTAGAAGTAGGTTGCGCCGGCGGTGCGTTTTTGAACGCGGCAAAAAAATCCGGTTATGATGTTTATGGAGTGGAGTTTTCCGGCGATGCGGCAAGGTTGGCAAGAACAAAATACGGACTCAACGTTGTTGTTGGAGATATACACGAAGCAAAATTTCCTGAGAACCAGTTCGATGTAATCTTTCTCGGCGATGTGCTTGAACATCTTCCCGACCCGCTTGCGAGTGTGAAAGAATTGTACAGAATCCTCGCTCCGAAAGGAATTGTCGTTTTTGAATGTCCGACGCAAACGAACACACTGTTTTCGAGGAGCGGTTTTGTTCTCTACTCGATGCTGAACAAACGGGCGACAGTCAATATGCCGCCGTATCATGTCTTCGAGTATCGCCCGAACAGCATGGCAAAGTTGATAACGATGTGCGGGCTTCGGGTCGTTGAAACCAATGTCTCTATCATTCCTCCGAAAGAAATTTCACAGCGCGGTTCGGCGTTGGAAAATGCCGGGAAGAAATGGTTTCATTACATCAATTATTCGGTGACGAAGATGCTTGGTATGTTCGGCGACAGAATTGAACTCATCGCGACGAAGGACTGA
- a CDS encoding glycosyltransferase — protein sequence MKIIIVSTAYPLRGGIAHFNALLAKHLRVRHEVETITFKRQYPKFLFPGKTQVEDSTRRDESSGNTGLEEIQPAPQLVDSINPLNWLSVASEIKKRKPDLVIFKYWLPFFGPCFGTIAKRVKRGTKTKVLFICDNIIPHERRPGDVAFTKYAFKAADYFIVQSKSVEKDLNTHFPNSSYRLVPHPVYENFGKLIPQEEARAILNIKQKHVLLFFGYVRHYKGLDTLIEAFKLLTTHYSPFTNHQLLVVGEFYDDEQKYRQQVKELNLESSVRFVSEYVPNGEVANCFSASDVVVLPYRSATQSGIVQIAYNFDKPVIATDVGGLSETVLHERTGYIVPPEHPRALADAIIKYFEEDKQEVFSRNVREEKKKYSWEHFVGTIEELAGGH from the coding sequence GTGAAAATCATTATTGTCAGCACAGCATATCCGTTACGAGGCGGCATCGCACACTTCAACGCGCTTCTTGCCAAACATCTTCGTGTACGTCACGAAGTTGAAACGATTACCTTCAAACGGCAGTATCCCAAATTTCTTTTCCCCGGAAAAACTCAGGTCGAAGACTCGACCCGTCGAGATGAATCAAGCGGAAACACCGGGCTTGAAGAAATTCAACCCGCACCGCAGTTAGTTGATTCCATCAATCCGTTAAACTGGTTGAGCGTTGCCTCTGAAATCAAAAAACGAAAACCCGACTTGGTGATTTTTAAATATTGGCTCCCGTTTTTCGGTCCCTGTTTCGGAACGATTGCAAAACGTGTAAAACGCGGAACGAAGACAAAAGTTCTCTTCATTTGCGATAATATTATTCCGCATGAACGAAGGCCTGGAGATGTTGCTTTTACAAAGTACGCGTTCAAAGCGGCAGATTATTTTATAGTGCAATCGAAATCGGTCGAAAAAGATTTGAACACACATTTTCCAAATTCATCATATCGTCTCGTCCCGCATCCTGTGTATGAAAATTTCGGAAAACTGATTCCGCAGGAAGAAGCACGCGCAATCTTGAACATCAAACAAAAACATGTTCTCCTTTTTTTTGGATATGTTCGTCATTACAAAGGGCTGGATACTCTGATTGAAGCATTCAAACTGCTTACTACCCACTACTCGCCATTCACCAATCACCAATTACTTGTCGTTGGTGAATTTTATGACGATGAGCAAAAGTACCGTCAGCAGGTAAAAGAGTTGAACCTTGAATCATCAGTTCGGTTTGTGTCCGAGTATGTTCCGAACGGAGAAGTCGCGAACTGTTTTTCCGCTTCGGATGTCGTTGTGCTTCCATATCGCTCGGCGACGCAAAGCGGAATTGTGCAGATTGCCTACAATTTTGATAAGCCGGTGATAGCAACGGATGTCGGCGGGTTATCGGAAACGGTTCTCCACGAACGAACAGGCTACATTGTTCCGCCGGAACATCCGCGGGCGTTGGCTGATGCAATCATAAAATATTTTGAAGAAGACAAACAGGAGGTTTTTTCCCGTAATGTGCGGGAAGAAAAGAAAAAGTACTCGTGGGAACATTTTGTCGGGACGATTGAAGAATTGGCGGGAGGACATTGA
- a CDS encoding tetratricopeptide repeat protein has protein sequence MSKQKKQKQQSFLSATWFKRIEFVGLIALLGLLYYHAKHFNFVQDDSFITFRYVKNFAEGHGLVFNIGERVEGYTTFLWTILLAVPAILNFDMISTSQIIGVLFGLATLYLMYRLSLEISTENRPIGFSLIAILFLACNSAVAYWSISGMETGMFMFLTVLSVWLYIKERKQEKKFAYAPFAFVLLSLTRPEGMYLFGLTMMHFIAEVFLDKERNRKEEFKRLVMWGALYAIPIGLFMGWRLFYYGWLFPNTYYAKAGFSKEYFNAGVDYFWQFAQMDLFWGALLVLPIALLLWKRRSSEILYLSFLILTYTAYIVSVGGDVLPNFRFFISILPLMYLLVQESLFELYKLFEEKRSMLRYIVYASPLVLAYYTYSIPYDHVRRYCDLENGLVEKMTEQGKWFKANSKPGAVIAASTIGAVSFYSEMTLIDMLGLTDETIAHNPEPLEDLQSGWKERHHNSTYVLSRKPDWILFSTGFKPSAFAERALFTKKEFRQWYHQYYFHPGGDAEGIGIVYKRAEQPWIDSSLTDSHPIRNQFVNDYYDGVNRISRWPNDAMEYFKKSEAAAPADFGMLYEAIAQTYLTLKNTQEAIRYYEKAIAADPRLIESNRILGTYMLQIGNAPKALQYLEMLVKVDPDFSNAWTLYGQALVSVGDVSRAQAAFQKALEVAPNNAEAYSLLQRLSSRG, from the coding sequence ATGTCGAAACAAAAAAAACAAAAACAGCAAAGTTTTCTATCTGCTACGTGGTTTAAACGAATTGAATTTGTCGGTTTGATTGCGTTGCTTGGATTGCTTTACTATCACGCAAAACATTTCAACTTTGTTCAGGACGATTCTTTCATCACGTTCCGGTACGTGAAAAACTTTGCCGAAGGACATGGACTCGTCTTCAACATCGGTGAGAGAGTGGAAGGATATACGACATTTCTTTGGACGATTCTCCTCGCCGTTCCGGCAATTCTCAACTTCGATATGATTTCAACTTCGCAAATCATTGGTGTGTTGTTTGGGCTGGCGACACTCTATCTGATGTATCGCCTTTCTCTTGAAATTTCAACCGAGAACCGGCCAATCGGTTTCTCGTTGATTGCTATTTTGTTTCTTGCATGCAACAGCGCGGTAGCATATTGGTCAATCAGCGGAATGGAAACGGGGATGTTTATGTTTCTTACCGTGCTATCAGTCTGGTTATATATCAAAGAAAGAAAACAGGAGAAGAAATTTGCTTACGCTCCGTTCGCCTTTGTTCTTCTTTCGCTTACTCGACCGGAGGGAATGTATCTTTTTGGACTGACGATGATGCACTTTATAGCGGAAGTGTTCCTTGATAAAGAACGAAATCGAAAAGAAGAATTCAAACGATTAGTGATGTGGGGCGCGCTCTATGCAATTCCCATCGGGCTGTTCATGGGATGGAGATTGTTCTATTATGGATGGCTTTTCCCAAACACGTATTACGCGAAAGCCGGTTTCTCGAAAGAATATTTCAACGCAGGAGTTGATTACTTCTGGCAATTCGCTCAAATGGATTTATTCTGGGGAGCGTTACTCGTTCTTCCGATTGCACTTCTCCTCTGGAAACGACGTAGTTCCGAAATTCTCTATCTTTCGTTTTTGATTCTTACGTACACCGCGTACATCGTCTCCGTCGGCGGTGATGTACTTCCGAATTTCCGTTTCTTCATTTCGATTCTTCCTCTCATGTATTTACTTGTGCAGGAAAGTTTGTTTGAACTCTATAAATTGTTTGAAGAAAAACGTTCGATGCTGAGATATATTGTGTACGCTTCGCCATTGGTGCTGGCGTACTACACGTACTCGATTCCGTACGACCATGTTCGCCGCTATTGCGATTTGGAAAACGGTTTAGTTGAAAAAATGACGGAACAGGGGAAGTGGTTCAAAGCAAACAGCAAGCCGGGCGCGGTCATTGCGGCTTCAACAATTGGCGCTGTTTCTTTTTACTCCGAGATGACGCTCATTGATATGCTGGGATTGACGGATGAAACCATCGCTCACAATCCTGAACCATTGGAAGATTTGCAAAGCGGATGGAAAGAACGTCATCATAACTCGACGTATGTTTTGTCGCGCAAGCCGGATTGGATTTTATTCTCGACGGGATTCAAACCGAGCGCGTTCGCAGAACGGGCATTGTTCACGAAGAAAGAATTCCGTCAATGGTATCATCAATATTATTTTCATCCGGGCGGAGATGCGGAGGGAATCGGCATTGTCTATAAACGCGCGGAACAACCTTGGATTGATTCTTCGTTGACTGATTCTCATCCGATACGCAACCAGTTTGTGAATGATTATTATGACGGTGTGAACCGAATCTCCCGATGGCCCAACGATGCTATGGAGTATTTCAAAAAATCGGAAGCCGCCGCACCCGCAGATTTCGGAATGTTGTATGAAGCAATTGCTCAAACGTATCTGACCTTGAAGAATACACAGGAAGCAATCAGATATTATGAAAAAGCCATTGCCGCCGACCCGCGCTTAATCGAAAGCAACCGGATTCTCGGAACGTACATGTTGCAAATCGGGAACGCGCCGAAAGCATTGCAATATCTTGAAATGCTCGTGAAGGTTGACCCTGATTTCTCGAACGCGTGGACATTGTACGGGCAAGCATTGGTAAGTGTCGGCGATGTGAGTCGGGCGCAAGCCGCGTTTCAGAAAGCGCTTGAGGTAGCGCCGAATAATGCTGAAGCGTACAGTTTGCTTCAACGGCTGTCGAGCCGCGGTTGA
- a CDS encoding glycosyltransferase family 9 protein → MKKILYSELKRDCRHFRADVPCKPHKQHGVHCVDGKGNACTYYDKVGKRILIIKLGAIGDVIRTTPLLHKLKQVESDAEIWWLTYSPDVVPKSVDVILTYTAQSLAILQATPFDILYNLDKDKEASALCSLLKAKTKKGYTFKNGKCIPINEAAEHKYLTGVFDDVSKANTKCYQEEIFEICGFKFNGEEYIMPDVPAHEWKLPSKKKIVGLNTGCGGRWTSRLWAEENWIALAKRLKKGGYVPLLLGGEQEHEKNLRLQKASGALYFGHFPMPKFMDEIKQCDLIVTAVTMGMHLAIGFQKKMVLFNNIFNKHEFELYGRGEILEPDFDCDCFYSPTCPNNCMQYLSVDAVYDSCVRLLK, encoded by the coding sequence TTGAAGAAGATTCTGTATTCAGAATTAAAACGGGATTGTCGTCATTTTCGCGCAGACGTTCCGTGTAAGCCGCACAAGCAACATGGCGTTCATTGTGTTGATGGAAAAGGAAACGCGTGCACGTACTATGATAAAGTCGGCAAGCGAATCCTTATCATAAAGTTAGGAGCAATCGGCGACGTCATTCGAACGACGCCGTTGCTCCATAAACTCAAGCAGGTGGAATCTGATGCAGAAATCTGGTGGCTTACATATTCTCCCGATGTGGTTCCGAAATCAGTTGATGTTATTCTCACCTACACGGCGCAGAGTCTTGCCATTCTTCAAGCAACACCGTTTGATATTCTTTATAATTTAGACAAAGACAAAGAAGCAAGCGCTCTTTGCTCATTGCTCAAAGCGAAAACGAAAAAAGGATACACGTTCAAAAACGGAAAGTGTATTCCAATCAACGAAGCGGCAGAGCATAAATATCTCACCGGCGTATTCGATGATGTAAGTAAAGCGAACACGAAATGTTATCAGGAAGAAATTTTTGAAATCTGTGGCTTCAAATTCAACGGTGAAGAATACATCATGCCGGATGTTCCCGCCCATGAATGGAAACTTCCATCGAAGAAAAAAATCGTCGGACTGAACACCGGTTGCGGTGGTCGTTGGACATCGCGCCTCTGGGCAGAAGAAAATTGGATTGCTCTTGCAAAGCGATTGAAGAAAGGAGGATATGTTCCGTTACTACTTGGCGGCGAGCAAGAACATGAAAAAAATCTTCGGCTTCAAAAGGCGAGCGGTGCATTGTACTTCGGACACTTCCCGATGCCGAAGTTCATGGATGAAATCAAACAATGCGATTTGATTGTCACCGCCGTAACGATGGGAATGCACCTTGCCATCGGATTCCAAAAGAAGATGGTGCTGTTCAATAATATTTTCAACAAGCACGAGTTCGAGTTATACGGCCGCGGGGAAATCCTCGAACCGGATTTCGACTGCGATTGTTTCTACTCGCCGACCTGCCCGAATAACTGTATGCAGTATCTTTCGGTTGATGCAGTGTACGATTCGTGTGTACGGTTGTTGAAGTAA